In Paenibacillus sp. BIC5C1, a genomic segment contains:
- a CDS encoding ABC transporter permease: protein MRNRTFIKHYYIMLLPGFVWLLLISIIPMFGIAIAFQDFNPGQGIWKSPWIGLENFEYMFSLNDTKTIFFNTVNIAVMKIGGNLIVPLIFAIMLNELRLMVIKRWVQTIVYLPHFLSWVILSGILLDVFSYTGPVNGLLHMLGIEPVLFFARADLFPFIVVGSDVWKEFGFNTIIYLAALTGISPSLYEAASIDGATRLRRIWHVTLPGLRTTIVLLAVLSLGNVLNAGFDQIFNMYNPLLYSTGDIIDTWVYREGLLNMQYGLATAVGLLKSVVSFVLIIISYLLASKFANYRIF, encoded by the coding sequence ATGCGAAACCGAACTTTCATCAAACATTATTACATCATGTTGTTGCCCGGATTTGTATGGCTGCTGTTAATCAGCATCATTCCCATGTTCGGGATTGCCATCGCTTTTCAGGACTTCAACCCGGGCCAAGGCATCTGGAAATCACCTTGGATCGGGCTCGAAAATTTCGAATATATGTTCAGCCTTAACGATACCAAAACCATTTTCTTTAATACGGTAAATATTGCTGTCATGAAAATAGGTGGCAATCTGATCGTGCCGTTGATCTTTGCGATCATGCTCAATGAACTGCGTCTCATGGTGATAAAGCGTTGGGTTCAAACGATCGTGTATCTTCCGCACTTTTTATCCTGGGTTATTTTGTCCGGCATATTGCTCGATGTGTTTTCGTATACGGGTCCCGTCAATGGACTGCTCCATATGCTGGGTATTGAACCGGTGTTATTCTTTGCCCGAGCAGACTTGTTCCCGTTTATTGTCGTAGGTAGTGACGTATGGAAGGAGTTCGGTTTTAACACGATCATCTATCTGGCTGCACTGACGGGCATCAGCCCGTCCCTCTACGAAGCCGCTTCAATTGATGGAGCAACTCGGTTGCGCAGAATCTGGCACGTAACTTTGCCTGGCTTGCGAACCACGATTGTTCTCTTGGCGGTGCTAAGTTTAGGAAACGTACTCAACGCAGGATTTGATCAAATTTTCAATATGTACAATCCGTTGTTGTACTCGACGGGCGATATTATCGATACCTGGGTATACCGCGAAGGGTTACTGAACATGCAGTATGGCCTCGCAACCGCGGTTGGTTTGCTAAAATCGGTGGTCAGTTTCGTACTCATCATCATTTCGTATTTGCTTGCTTCGAAGTTCGCCAATTACCGCATATTCTGA
- a CDS encoding carbohydrate ABC transporter permease has product MIRETTLRSRVFDATLLVVLLLIAFLCILPLWYTLAVSLSEKSAAAAGKVWLWPVGFNFNSYQQIIGDRSFFNSFWISIQRVVLGATITFIVTTMMAYPLSRSPREFRMRNVFMWILVFTLLFNGGLIPWYMTVKAIGLYDTIWALVLGGGVPVFNVILIVNYFRNLPKELDEAALVDGAGPWRMLITIYVPLAVPVLATVTLFTIVYHWNEFFHGLVLTSGQDHYPLQTLIQQFVVVIDSSNMTEDQYKRLNELSNQTLNAAKIFIAMLPVLVVYPFLQRFFIHGITLGSVKE; this is encoded by the coding sequence ATGATAAGAGAAACAACGCTGCGGTCCAGAGTGTTCGATGCCACGCTGCTGGTCGTGCTGCTCCTGATCGCGTTCCTGTGCATTCTGCCTCTCTGGTATACATTGGCCGTATCTTTAAGCGAAAAATCGGCTGCTGCTGCCGGCAAAGTATGGTTATGGCCAGTAGGCTTCAACTTCAACTCATATCAGCAAATTATTGGAGACCGTTCCTTTTTCAATTCTTTTTGGATTTCTATTCAGCGGGTTGTACTTGGTGCGACAATCACGTTCATCGTGACTACGATGATGGCTTATCCGCTATCCAGGAGCCCGCGCGAATTTCGTATGCGCAACGTGTTCATGTGGATTCTTGTGTTCACGCTATTGTTCAACGGAGGTTTGATTCCCTGGTACATGACCGTTAAGGCTATCGGGCTGTACGATACTATTTGGGCGCTTGTCCTTGGTGGGGGAGTGCCAGTATTTAACGTCATCCTTATCGTGAACTATTTCCGCAATCTACCCAAGGAGCTTGATGAGGCAGCTCTCGTAGATGGTGCCGGACCGTGGCGAATGTTGATCACCATTTATGTTCCATTGGCCGTGCCAGTACTGGCTACGGTAACGTTGTTTACCATTGTGTATCATTGGAACGAGTTCTTTCATGGCTTGGTGCTAACTTCAGGGCAGGATCATTATCCGTTACAAACGTTAATCCAGCAATTCGTTGTAGTCATCGATTCGTCCAACATGACGGAAGACCAGTATAAGCGACTGAATGAGTTATCGAATCAAACGCTGAATGCCGCGAAAATTTTCATTGCCATGCTTCCCGTGCTTGTTGTATATCCATTTTTGCAGCGCTTTTTCATCCATGGTATTACGCTCGGTTCGGTGAAGGAGTAG